In Sporosarcina psychrophila, a genomic segment contains:
- a CDS encoding IS1182 family transposase has translation MISNQETLNLSPFMAIYDIVVPKDNMLRQINELVDFTFILEELKTKYCLDNGRNAIPPIRMFKYLLLKAIFDVSDVDIVERSKYDMSFKFFLDMAPEDLVIDSSSLTKFRRLRLKDVSLLDMLIGKTVEIALEKKIIKSKTIIVDATHTKARYNQKSPKEFLQEKSKKVRKTVYQFDETMKEKFPPKTTSNEVKDELAYCEEVIAVIENEPKIAHIPAITEKLNVLNEVVEDYHEQFHYSTDAEARVGHKTADSSFFGYKTHIAMSDERIITAAIVTTGEKSDGKYLQELIEKSAQTGMTIATVIGDTAYSEKDNLQFTKANDIQLVSKLNPNISEGHRKKEDEFDFNKDAGMYVCPAGHLAIRKAREGKKNQGANQKYTYYFDIKKCKTCPLKEGCYKEGAKSKSYGVTIKSTEHKEQVTFQNTEEFKEIAKSRYKIEAKNSELKNGHGYDTASSTGLFGMEIQGATAIFAVNLKRIITLLKEKE, from the coding sequence ATGATTTCAAACCAGGAAACACTCAACTTAAGTCCGTTCATGGCGATTTACGATATCGTCGTGCCTAAAGATAATATGCTTCGTCAAATTAATGAACTTGTGGATTTTACATTTATTTTAGAAGAATTGAAGACCAAGTATTGTTTAGACAACGGGCGTAATGCGATTCCTCCGATTCGTATGTTTAAGTATTTATTGTTAAAGGCTATTTTTGATGTATCAGATGTAGACATTGTTGAACGTTCAAAATATGATATGTCATTTAAATTCTTTCTAGATATGGCACCAGAAGATCTAGTTATCGATTCAAGTTCGCTCACGAAATTCCGTAGGCTTCGTCTCAAAGACGTAAGCTTATTAGACATGCTTATTGGGAAAACGGTTGAAATCGCACTGGAAAAGAAAATCATCAAAAGTAAAACCATTATCGTAGATGCCACTCATACAAAAGCACGTTATAATCAAAAATCACCGAAAGAATTTTTACAGGAGAAATCAAAAAAAGTACGAAAAACGGTTTATCAATTTGATGAAACGATGAAAGAAAAATTCCCACCGAAAACCACTTCTAACGAAGTTAAAGATGAATTAGCTTACTGTGAAGAAGTAATCGCGGTCATCGAAAATGAACCGAAAATTGCCCATATCCCAGCGATTACAGAAAAATTAAATGTGTTAAATGAGGTCGTAGAAGATTATCACGAACAGTTCCACTATTCGACCGATGCTGAAGCCCGTGTCGGTCATAAAACAGCAGACTCTTCTTTCTTCGGCTACAAAACACATATTGCCATGAGTGATGAACGAATCATTACCGCCGCGATTGTGACAACAGGAGAAAAAAGCGATGGAAAATACCTTCAAGAATTAATTGAAAAAAGCGCACAAACAGGGATGACAATTGCGACTGTAATTGGGGATACAGCTTACTCTGAAAAAGATAATCTCCAATTTACGAAGGCGAATGATATTCAACTCGTTTCGAAATTGAATCCAAATATTTCAGAAGGTCACCGAAAAAAGGAAGATGAGTTCGATTTCAATAAGGATGCCGGTATGTACGTTTGTCCAGCCGGGCATTTAGCGATTCGAAAAGCTCGTGAAGGAAAGAAAAATCAAGGTGCCAATCAAAAGTATACGTATTATTTTGACATTAAAAAATGCAAAACCTGTCCTTTAAAAGAAGGGTGTTATAAAGAAGGTGCGAAAAGTAAATCATATGGCGTCACAATTAAGTCGACTGAACATAAAGAACAAGTGACATTTCAAAATACAGAAGAATTCAAAGAAATCGCAAAATCACGTTATAAAATTGAAGCGAAAAATAGTGAGCTGAAAAATGGACACGGGTATGATACAGCATCATCTACGGGTCTATTTGGCATGGAAATACAAGGGGCCACAGCAATATTTGCGGTCAATCTCAAGCGGATTATCACACTGTTAAAAGAAAAAGAATAA
- a CDS encoding NAD(P)/FAD-dependent oxidoreductase has product MNNEIVDITIIGGGPTGLFASFYAGMREMSVKIIDSLPQLGGQLIELYPDKDIYDVGGFPKILAKDFVANLVTQAHYSKPEILLGETAMSATRDGDHFILKTDKGVHLTRTILLTAGIGAFQPRKIGLPEEVLFEGNTLHYSIKDLTIFKDKNVLVCGGGDSAVDWSLMLEDIASTVTLVHRRERFTAHETSVNQLMESKVDVKTSRAVKVIEGEDGKVSGIVLAEKDGTEERLDVDHLIVNYGNISSLGPLKDWGLEMDRNSIMVNTRMETNIEGIYAAGDVTNYEGKVKLIAVGLGEAPIAVNHAKAYVDPKARLQPLHSTSIFS; this is encoded by the coding sequence ATGAATAACGAAATCGTTGATATTACAATTATCGGGGGAGGACCGACAGGACTCTTCGCTTCTTTCTATGCTGGAATGCGTGAAATGTCGGTAAAAATCATCGATAGCTTGCCACAACTTGGCGGTCAGCTGATCGAACTGTATCCTGATAAAGATATATATGATGTGGGCGGATTCCCAAAAATTCTTGCGAAAGATTTCGTAGCGAATCTAGTAACGCAAGCTCATTATTCGAAACCAGAAATCCTTCTCGGTGAAACGGCTATGTCAGCAACGCGTGATGGAGATCATTTCATTCTTAAAACAGATAAAGGCGTTCATTTGACACGTACCATTCTTTTGACTGCTGGAATCGGTGCATTCCAACCACGTAAGATTGGTCTTCCTGAAGAAGTACTTTTTGAAGGAAATACACTTCATTACAGCATTAAGGATCTGACGATTTTTAAAGATAAAAATGTACTCGTTTGTGGCGGTGGGGACTCCGCGGTTGACTGGTCACTTATGTTGGAGGATATCGCTTCAACTGTGACACTGGTTCACCGTCGTGAACGCTTTACAGCACATGAGACGAGCGTTAATCAACTGATGGAATCGAAAGTTGATGTGAAAACTTCCCGTGCTGTGAAAGTGATTGAAGGGGAAGATGGCAAGGTTAGTGGCATTGTCTTAGCAGAAAAAGACGGAACTGAGGAACGTCTTGACGTCGATCATTTAATTGTTAACTACGGTAATATATCTTCTCTTGGGCCCTTGAAAGATTGGGGTCTAGAAATGGATCGTAACTCGATTATGGTTAACACACGTATGGAGACAAACATCGAAGGTATCTATGCAGCTGGAGATGTTACAAATTATGAAGGCAAGGTGAAGCTAATCGCAGTCGGACTTGGCGAAGCGCCGATTGCGGTGAATCATGCGAAAGCTTATGTCGATCCAAAAGCAAGATTGCAACCACTTCATAGTACAAGTATCTTTAGTTAA
- a CDS encoding DUF1648 domain-containing protein: MELTLFLVIIGFLFVLLSATPFLLRRTIAFGVTIPEGHTDDPTIASFKKIYAATIFITGLISLIAYFTWANTSSLTEDKIILTGLAIQFGIIFLSMGLYFYFHAKTTRLKQLNEWGLHLKQVRIADLAIRTKDEMLPSFLYALPMIITIGLIAYTATQYSSMPSMIPTHWGPSGQADAFSPKTPFSVIALLLILLVMQGMMLGINAFTKKSGIKLNAAKRKTSQIQQLSFRKYTSWLLFMISVLMTVLLGFLQLTTIHEGLGSAVLMLALPLGFSLIVLITTAIYAFKVGQSGSRINVDIEDDSIAGITDVDDDKYWKAGIFYVNKDDSSIFVEKRFGVGWTINFANPIGYIILFAPLLLILAITFFL, from the coding sequence ATGGAACTTACACTATTTTTAGTCATAATCGGTTTTCTCTTTGTACTGCTATCCGCCACCCCATTTTTATTGAGACGGACAATTGCGTTCGGCGTAACGATTCCAGAAGGACATACAGACGACCCTACAATTGCTTCTTTCAAGAAAATATATGCCGCAACTATTTTCATTACCGGTCTCATTTCACTGATTGCTTATTTTACCTGGGCCAACACTAGTAGCCTAACGGAAGACAAAATTATCTTAACCGGATTAGCGATTCAGTTCGGTATCATCTTTTTGAGTATGGGGCTCTATTTTTACTTTCATGCAAAAACAACACGTCTTAAACAACTCAATGAATGGGGCTTACATTTGAAACAGGTCCGAATCGCTGATTTAGCTATCCGAACAAAAGACGAAATGCTTCCTTCATTTCTTTATGCTTTACCAATGATTATAACTATTGGCTTAATTGCCTATACTGCAACCCAATACAGTAGTATGCCTAGTATGATTCCAACACATTGGGGACCAAGTGGCCAAGCAGATGCCTTTAGTCCGAAAACACCTTTCTCCGTAATTGCCCTTCTACTCATTCTGTTGGTTATGCAAGGGATGATGCTTGGGATCAATGCATTCACAAAAAAATCCGGCATTAAATTGAATGCCGCAAAACGAAAAACATCTCAAATTCAACAATTATCGTTCCGTAAATACACGAGTTGGTTATTATTTATGATAAGCGTACTCATGACTGTTCTTTTAGGATTCCTACAGCTTACGACAATCCATGAAGGACTTGGTAGTGCAGTACTTATGCTTGCATTACCGTTGGGTTTCTCACTAATCGTCCTTATAACGACAGCTATCTATGCTTTCAAAGTCGGTCAGAGTGGCTCACGGATCAATGTTGACATTGAAGATGATTCTATTGCTGGTATTACTGACGTCGATGACGATAAGTATTGGAAAGCTGGGATCTTTTATGTGAATAAAGACGATTCCTCCATTTTTGTTGAGAAAAGATTCGGTGTCGGTTGGACCATCAACTTCGCCAACCCGATTGGATACATCATCCTATTTGCTCCATTGCTACTCATCCTGGCTATCACTTTCTTTTTATAG
- a CDS encoding GntR family transcriptional regulator has translation MFIQIEPESDIPIYAQLASQLIEAIARGILVGGDALPSVRSLAADLGMNMHTVNKAYHELERKEIIRIVPKSGAIVNPLSQDDIRGDHLERISTEIKPIIAEAIVLGMKPEAINKLISSIILSIKEE, from the coding sequence ATGTTCATCCAAATCGAACCGGAATCGGATATACCAATTTACGCACAATTAGCCTCCCAACTAATCGAAGCGATTGCTCGCGGAATACTGGTAGGCGGGGATGCGCTACCATCTGTTCGATCATTAGCAGCAGACCTTGGCATGAATATGCATACCGTCAATAAGGCTTACCATGAACTTGAAAGAAAAGAAATCATTCGGATTGTTCCAAAGTCAGGAGCTATCGTCAATCCTCTTTCACAAGATGACATTCGTGGGGATCATCTTGAAAGAATTTCCACAGAAATAAAACCAATCATCGCAGAAGCAATCGTGCTCGGGATGAAACCTGAAGCTATTAATAAATTAATTTCATCTATCATTTTATCTATTAAGGAGGAGTAA
- a CDS encoding polysaccharide deacetylase family protein, translating into MKNMHRKRRSSWIDITFSIAIIALTVSAIYLISQTTKNEASSLPEKNKASTSVVIDTIDSHYPGIKIITETSNDTYIPFAIQYPQSLHSPFNEAISKYITTAKQNYLTTMAENKKNGSKFTGELNISFETLSHYSGNYSFVLVNSSSTGGANGTTDIRSFHLNPETGETFTIADLFGRDPKNLEQLSTLAREAIYNDPLLADHVFPEEVHLQTEPIWANFDNFAITDESLILYFDEYELAAGAAGPPIIVIPVSDINSLLSEKFQLVVEDTDENTITKDPVKEENPATPPNDTESSTNQGNNDSDTTEDETEGSTEEVDDGIKQIALTFDDGPDPKVTIQILETLNKYDAKATFFMLGSRVEYYPEIAKKVQEAGHELGNHTWNHPDLTKANVEKVRSEINETSSIIENVAGQKVTAFRPPYGAVNKTVRSQTNLPVVLWDVDTLDWKHRDPDKLLAHVKGATKDGSIILMHDIHQSTADGLDAVLAYLQSEGYTFVKVSELQ; encoded by the coding sequence ATGAAAAATATGCACCGAAAACGTCGTTCATCCTGGATTGACATTACATTTTCAATAGCTATCATCGCATTAACTGTATCGGCCATCTATTTAATTTCACAAACTACTAAGAACGAGGCTTCTTCGCTTCCTGAAAAGAACAAGGCTTCAACTTCGGTCGTAATCGATACGATTGACTCCCATTATCCAGGTATTAAAATTATTACGGAAACTTCTAATGATACATATATTCCATTTGCCATTCAATATCCGCAAAGTTTACATAGTCCATTCAATGAAGCTATTTCCAAATACATAACAACAGCTAAACAAAACTATTTAACTACAATGGCAGAAAACAAAAAAAACGGTAGTAAATTCACAGGTGAGCTCAACATTTCTTTTGAAACCCTTTCCCATTATTCAGGAAACTATTCGTTTGTTCTTGTTAACAGTAGTTCAACCGGCGGGGCAAACGGTACAACCGATATTCGATCATTCCATTTGAATCCTGAAACAGGAGAAACATTTACAATTGCGGACCTCTTTGGACGTGATCCAAAAAATCTCGAACAACTTTCTACTTTAGCACGCGAAGCAATTTACAACGATCCTTTACTTGCAGATCACGTTTTCCCGGAAGAAGTGCATCTCCAGACTGAACCAATTTGGGCAAACTTCGATAATTTCGCAATCACGGATGAATCTCTTATTCTTTATTTCGATGAATACGAACTAGCAGCGGGAGCAGCCGGTCCGCCGATTATCGTAATTCCAGTGAGTGATATAAACAGCTTACTTTCCGAAAAGTTCCAATTAGTAGTTGAAGATACTGATGAGAATACGATTACCAAAGATCCGGTGAAGGAGGAAAATCCAGCTACGCCTCCTAACGATACAGAATCCTCTACAAATCAAGGCAACAACGATAGTGATACTACTGAAGATGAAACGGAAGGATCCACAGAAGAAGTCGATGATGGCATTAAACAAATTGCCCTTACATTCGATGATGGGCCCGATCCTAAAGTGACCATTCAAATTCTTGAGACGTTAAATAAATACGATGCAAAAGCAACATTTTTCATGCTTGGTAGTCGGGTTGAATACTATCCGGAGATCGCAAAAAAAGTACAAGAAGCAGGTCACGAGCTTGGGAATCATACCTGGAACCACCCTGATTTAACAAAGGCAAACGTCGAAAAGGTGCGCAGTGAAATCAACGAGACGTCTTCCATTATTGAAAATGTCGCCGGTCAGAAAGTAACTGCATTCAGGCCCCCTTATGGCGCAGTTAACAAAACTGTTCGTAGCCAAACAAACTTACCTGTTGTTCTATGGGATGTAGATACGCTTGACTGGAAACACCGTGATCCAGACAAACTTCTTGCACATGTAAAAGGTGCGACAAAAGATGGCAGCATTATTCTTATGCACGATATTCACCAATCGACAGCGGATGGTCTCGATGCAGTTCTAGCTTACTTGCAAAGTGAAGGTTATACATTCGTCAAAGTTTCAGAGTTACAATAA
- a CDS encoding rhodanese-related sulfurtransferase, with translation MEKNAYQVLLYYKYVTIEDPETLAVEHLAACNEIGLKGRIILGTEGINGTCSGTVEQTEAYMDMMKSDDRFKDIVYKIDEADGHTFKKMHVRAREEIVNLSLPDDINPNELTGNYLSPEEFFKQMQDEDTVVIDARNDYEFDLGHFRGAVRPEIENFRDLPEWIRDNKEQFEGKKILTYCTGGIRCEKFSGWLVREGFEDVGQLHGGIVTYGKDPVAKGQLWDGQCYVFDERIAVPINQVEHVIVGRDHFDDTPCERYVNCANPICNAKIICSEENEHLYMRSCTDECRTHPRNRYFVEHNLTVEQYDERLEAIERRKNEMQAI, from the coding sequence ATGGAAAAAAACGCATACCAGGTTCTTCTCTATTACAAATATGTAACGATTGAAGATCCTGAAACGTTAGCTGTTGAACATTTGGCGGCATGTAATGAAATAGGTTTAAAAGGTCGTATTATTTTAGGTACTGAAGGAATTAACGGTACATGTTCGGGAACCGTTGAACAGACGGAAGCGTACATGGACATGATGAAAAGCGATGATCGTTTCAAAGATATCGTTTACAAAATCGACGAAGCAGATGGACATACATTCAAAAAAATGCATGTGCGCGCTCGTGAAGAAATCGTTAACTTGAGCTTACCTGATGATATAAACCCAAATGAATTAACGGGTAATTACTTAAGCCCTGAAGAGTTCTTCAAGCAGATGCAAGATGAAGATACAGTTGTCATTGATGCACGTAATGATTACGAATTCGATCTTGGACATTTCCGTGGAGCAGTTCGTCCAGAAATTGAAAACTTCCGCGACCTGCCTGAGTGGATTCGCGACAACAAAGAACAGTTCGAAGGGAAGAAAATCCTGACGTATTGCACTGGTGGAATACGTTGTGAAAAATTCTCCGGTTGGCTTGTACGTGAAGGTTTTGAAGATGTTGGTCAATTGCACGGAGGAATCGTCACGTACGGAAAAGATCCTGTTGCCAAAGGTCAGCTTTGGGACGGACAATGTTACGTATTTGACGAGCGAATTGCGGTTCCAATCAATCAAGTGGAACATGTAATCGTCGGCCGTGATCATTTTGATGATACGCCGTGTGAACGCTACGTGAACTGTGCAAATCCGATATGTAACGCAAAAATCATTTGTTCTGAAGAAAATGAGCACTTGTATATGCGCAGTTGTACGGACGAATGTCGTACACACCCGCGGAACCGTTACTTCGTTGAGCATAACTTGACAGTAGAACAATATGACGAGCGTCTCGAAGCAATTGAACGTCGTAAAAATGAAATGCAAGCTATTTAA
- a CDS encoding helix-turn-helix transcriptional regulator — MLTNRVKELRARFNLTQGDLADKVGVTRQTIVSLEKGSYTPSLLLAMNIAEVFEMPIERIFSKEEKNK, encoded by the coding sequence TTGCTTACAAACCGCGTGAAGGAATTAAGAGCGCGTTTCAATTTGACACAAGGTGATCTCGCCGACAAGGTTGGGGTAACAAGACAGACAATCGTCTCGCTCGAAAAGGGTAGCTACACCCCTTCCCTACTATTAGCTATGAATATCGCAGAAGTGTTTGAAATGCCGATTGAGAGAATTTTTTCAAAAGAGGAGAAAAATAAATGA
- a CDS encoding DUF368 domain-containing protein produces the protein MQWRNLYRGFFMGISDLIPGVSGGRIAFILGIYDELLASINGFFSRNWKKHIGFLLPLSIGIGTTLLLFSRVIEYLLKNQPAPTQYFFMGLVVGVLPFITKQAGVKRNFTWQHFIVILLVGGALASLAFIKPQDTAVITSLTASNTIGLFFAGWAGSIAMLLPGISGSFILLVLGVYSTAIGALSNFNLSIIAVIGAGIIVGFIVSNKAISYLLKHFKYIMFAVIIGLIVGSLFVIYPGIPESGTPFVMSVIAFFTGLVVANMFSSQNKTSIVNK, from the coding sequence ATGCAGTGGAGAAATTTATATCGTGGATTCTTTATGGGGATTAGCGATCTTATTCCTGGTGTGAGCGGAGGAAGAATTGCGTTCATTTTGGGTATTTATGATGAATTACTAGCATCGATTAACGGGTTTTTCAGCCGTAATTGGAAAAAACATATTGGGTTTTTATTGCCATTAAGTATTGGAATCGGTACTACACTTTTACTCTTCAGCAGGGTAATCGAATACTTACTTAAAAATCAGCCTGCGCCAACTCAGTATTTCTTTATGGGGCTTGTCGTCGGCGTACTACCTTTTATTACAAAGCAAGCAGGTGTGAAAAGAAATTTTACATGGCAACATTTCATAGTCATTCTATTAGTTGGAGGAGCACTCGCTTCACTGGCATTCATTAAACCACAAGATACAGCGGTCATTACATCTCTGACTGCCTCCAATACGATTGGACTCTTTTTCGCTGGATGGGCGGGAAGTATCGCCATGTTATTGCCGGGTATTAGCGGTTCATTCATTTTGCTGGTTTTGGGCGTTTACTCGACGGCAATTGGTGCATTATCAAACTTTAATTTATCAATTATCGCTGTTATCGGTGCAGGAATCATTGTGGGGTTCATCGTCAGCAACAAAGCAATCAGTTATTTGCTGAAGCATTTTAAGTACATCATGTTTGCTGTGATTATCGGACTTATTGTAGGTTCGTTATTCGTCATCTATCCCGGGATTCCTGAAAGTGGAACACCGTTTGTCATGAGTGTCATTGCGTTCTTTACAGGTCTCGTCGTCGCGAATATGTTCAGTTCACAGAACAAAACATCAATCGTTAATAAGTAG
- a CDS encoding PrkA family serine protein kinase: protein MDILNKVRNFREEENRLKWEGTFAEYLAIVKDRKEVAQTAHSRVYNMIKSSGLVEKDGNRLYQFFGEEIFGLEESIERLVEEYFHPAAKRLEVRKRILLLMGPVSGGKSTIVTLLKRGLENYSKTDEGAVYAIKGCPMHEDPLHLIPQHLRKDFLEGYGIRIEGSLSPLNSMRLEQEYDGEIENVLVERIFFSEDKRVGIGTFTPSDPKSQDIADLTGSIDFSTIAEFGSESDPRAYRFDGELNKANRGMMEFQEMLKLDEKFLWHLLSLTQEGNFKAGRFALISADELIVAHTNETEYRSFIANKKNEALHSRIIVMPIPYNLKVSQEECIYEKMIKESDMTHVHIAPHAFKVAAIFSVLTRLEDSKKQGIDVVKKMRLYDGESVEGFNQMDVEELKKEFPNEGMNGIDPRYVINRISSAIIRKEVSSINALDVLRSLKDGLDQHASISQADREKYMNYIAIARKEFDEIAKKEVQKAFVYSYEESAVSMMDNYLDNVEAYCNKNKLRDFLTGEEMNPDEKLMRSIEEQIGISENAKKAFREEILIRLSAYARKGKRFDYNSHERLREAIQKKLFSDLKDVVKITTSSKTPDESHLKKVNEVIARLIDEYGYNSISANELLRYVGSLLNR from the coding sequence ATGGATATATTAAACAAAGTAAGAAATTTCCGAGAAGAAGAAAACAGACTTAAGTGGGAAGGCACGTTTGCTGAGTACCTAGCCATAGTGAAGGACAGAAAAGAAGTCGCACAAACAGCACATTCACGTGTTTATAATATGATTAAAAGCTCTGGATTAGTGGAGAAAGATGGTAACAGGCTCTATCAATTTTTTGGAGAAGAGATTTTTGGACTTGAAGAGTCAATTGAAAGGCTTGTGGAAGAATACTTTCATCCCGCAGCTAAAAGACTAGAGGTTCGTAAACGGATTTTGTTGTTGATGGGACCAGTGAGTGGTGGTAAATCTACAATCGTGACTTTATTGAAACGCGGACTTGAGAACTATTCTAAAACAGACGAGGGTGCGGTTTACGCCATCAAAGGCTGTCCAATGCATGAAGATCCGTTACATTTAATCCCGCAGCATTTACGCAAAGATTTTTTAGAGGGGTATGGTATTCGTATTGAAGGAAGCCTGTCGCCGTTAAATTCTATGCGACTTGAACAAGAATACGATGGTGAAATTGAAAATGTACTGGTAGAACGAATCTTTTTCTCGGAAGACAAACGTGTCGGTATTGGAACATTTACACCTTCCGATCCAAAATCACAGGATATTGCGGATTTAACGGGAAGTATCGACTTTTCTACAATTGCCGAATTTGGTTCCGAATCGGATCCGCGTGCTTATCGCTTTGACGGTGAATTGAATAAAGCAAACAGAGGCATGATGGAATTTCAGGAAATGCTGAAGCTGGATGAGAAGTTTCTATGGCATTTATTATCGCTGACCCAGGAAGGTAACTTTAAGGCGGGCAGGTTCGCGTTGATTAGCGCAGATGAACTAATTGTCGCGCATACCAACGAAACAGAGTACCGATCTTTTATTGCCAATAAAAAAAATGAGGCTCTTCACTCAAGAATTATTGTAATGCCGATTCCTTATAATCTAAAAGTTAGCCAAGAAGAGTGTATTTACGAAAAAATGATTAAAGAAAGTGATATGACGCATGTTCATATTGCTCCACATGCATTTAAGGTAGCTGCGATATTTTCAGTGTTGACACGTCTGGAAGATTCTAAGAAACAAGGAATCGATGTTGTAAAGAAAATGCGTCTTTACGACGGGGAAAGTGTTGAAGGATTTAATCAAATGGATGTAGAGGAATTGAAGAAGGAGTTTCCGAATGAAGGAATGAACGGCATTGATCCACGTTATGTCATCAACCGAATTTCATCGGCTATCATTCGAAAAGAAGTTTCTTCAATTAATGCACTAGATGTCTTACGTTCTTTGAAAGATGGGCTAGACCAGCATGCTTCCATTTCACAAGCAGACCGTGAAAAGTATATGAACTATATTGCAATCGCAAGAAAAGAATTTGATGAAATTGCAAAGAAAGAAGTACAAAAAGCATTCGTTTATTCATATGAAGAGTCCGCGGTATCGATGATGGATAACTACCTCGATAATGTTGAAGCCTATTGCAATAAAAACAAATTGCGAGATTTTTTAACAGGAGAAGAAATGAATCCGGACGAAAAATTGATGCGTTCCATTGAAGAACAAATTGGTATTTCGGAAAATGCTAAAAAAGCTTTTCGAGAGGAAATTCTCATTCGACTTTCCGCTTATGCAAGGAAAGGAAAGCGTTTTGACTATAATTCCCATGAGCGTTTGCGAGAAGCCATTCAAAAGAAACTGTTTTCAGATTTAAAAGATGTTGTCAAAATTACGACTTCATCCAAAACTCCAGACGAATCGCATCTTAAAAAGGTGAATGAAGTCATCGCACGACTTATCGATGAGTATGGTTATAATTCAATTTCGGCAAATGAATTGTTGCGCTATGTTGGAAGTCTACTAAATCGATAA
- the yhbH gene encoding sporulation protein YhbH: MSEKDNEHFAISQENWSLHRKGHQDQQRHLDKVKEAIQNNLPDLISEESIILSKGKDVIKIPIRSLDEYKIRYNHDKSKHVGQGNGDSQVGDVVAKDGSQGKSGPGTGKQAGDQAGEDYYEAEVSIAELEDALFKEMELPDLEQKEQAENTAEKIEFNDIRKKGLIGNIDKKRTILTAIKRNAIKGKAEIAPFHNDDLRFKTWDDVKKPESKAVVLAMMDTSASMGNFEKMMARSFFFWMANFLRTKYETVEFEFIAHHTEAKVVTEEDFFSKGESGGTICSSAYIKALELIENKYNPVRYNIYPFHFSDGENMSSDNEKCIKLVQELMAVSNMFGYGEVNAYNRFSTMMSSFKKIDDPKFRHYILKEKRDVYFALKSFFHKNLEGFD; encoded by the coding sequence ATGAGTGAAAAAGACAATGAACATTTTGCTATCTCACAAGAAAACTGGTCTCTTCACCGAAAGGGCCATCAAGATCAGCAACGTCACTTAGATAAAGTGAAAGAAGCTATTCAAAATAACTTGCCTGATTTAATCAGTGAGGAAAGTATTATTTTGTCAAAAGGTAAGGACGTTATTAAAATCCCCATACGTTCGCTAGATGAATATAAAATTCGATACAATCATGACAAATCAAAGCATGTAGGGCAAGGAAATGGAGATAGCCAAGTAGGTGATGTGGTTGCGAAAGATGGATCGCAGGGGAAAAGTGGGCCAGGGACAGGGAAACAAGCCGGGGATCAAGCGGGGGAAGACTATTATGAAGCAGAAGTCTCGATTGCTGAATTAGAGGATGCCTTGTTTAAAGAAATGGAATTACCGGATTTGGAACAAAAAGAGCAGGCCGAAAACACGGCTGAAAAAATTGAGTTTAATGATATCCGAAAAAAAGGACTTATCGGAAATATTGATAAAAAACGCACGATTTTAACTGCTATTAAAAGGAATGCCATCAAAGGGAAAGCTGAAATCGCACCCTTTCACAATGATGATTTACGATTTAAAACATGGGATGATGTGAAAAAACCTGAATCTAAAGCAGTAGTTCTTGCCATGATGGATACGAGTGCATCAATGGGTAATTTCGAAAAAATGATGGCGAGAAGTTTTTTCTTTTGGATGGCTAATTTTTTGCGCACGAAATATGAAACAGTTGAATTTGAATTTATTGCGCATCATACAGAAGCAAAAGTGGTAACTGAAGAGGACTTTTTCTCGAAAGGGGAAAGTGGGGGTACTATTTGTTCATCTGCGTATATAAAAGCACTTGAGTTGATTGAAAATAAATACAATCCTGTACGCTATAATATCTATCCGTTTCACTTTTCTGACGGAGAAAATATGTCATCTGATAATGAAAAATGTATAAAGCTTGTTCAAGAACTTATGGCTGTTTCCAATATGTTTGGTTACGGTGAGGTAAATGCCTATAATCGTTTTTCAACAATGATGTCCTCATTTAAAAAAATCGATGATCCGAAATTCCGTCATTATATATTGAAAGAAAAACGAGATGTTTACTTTGCGCTTAAAAGCTTCTTCCATAAAAACTTGGAGGGATTCGATTGA